The sequence GACAAATTTCAGACATTACCATATCCATGAAATCCACTGACCATTTGAAGATGCCAGAACTCATTAGTTCAGAGTATCAAGTAAAGCTTTCAGAACCAGAGCGTAAACGCTATGAGGAATTAAAGCGCGACCTGGTACTTCAGCTTCCCGGTGGAGATATTACCGCAGCTAATGCTGCTTCTCTTTCTGGTAAACTGTCTCAAATGTCAAATGGAGCTGTCTATTCCGATACCCAAGAGATTATACGGATCCATGACAGAAAGCTTGATGCATTAGAAGATCTCATTGAAGCCGCTAATGGTAAGCCCATCCTGGTTGCCTACTGGTTTAGGCATGACCTCGAGCGTATCACAGAAAGGCTGCAGCACAATAAAATAAAGTTCTCTCGCCTTGATTCTTCTGAAAGTATTCGGAGCTGGAACAGTGGTGAATTACCAGTAGCTTTAATACACCCCGCTTCTGCAGGACATGGCCTGAATCTTCAACATGGCGGCTCCACCATTATATGGTTTGGCCTGACTTGGAGCCTGGAACTCTACCAGCAGACCAATGCCCGCCTATGGAGACAGGGGCAAATAGAAAATACAGTTGTTGTTCAACACATCATTACCAAAGACACCGTCGATGGACGTATTCTTAAAGCACTAAGAGAAAAGAACAGTACCCAATCTGCACTCATCAATGCCGTAAAGGCAGATCTGAAAATCTAAGACAACCTATGACAATCCTCGCCAATCCGAGTGAAATCTATAATATTCGGAGGGCTGATATGAATAAACAAAACGCAAGAGAATACTTCTCAAAAGCTTATCGCATTGACCATCGGATCCGTAGTAAGTTTGAACAATTGGAATCGTTAAATGCACTGGCTACAAGAGCCACATCGACTTTGAGTGCAATGCCAAGAAACCCGAACCGTTCAACATCCACAATGGCTGATGTAATTGCCAGAATCATCGACCTGCAGGAAGAAATCAATCAGGACATCATTAGTCTTGTAGATTCGAAACGTGAAATCATGACCATCATCAAGTCCATAGAAAACTCAGAGTACCAGACGCTTCTTGAGAAGCGCTACCTTTGTTTTCTAACCTGGGAAAAGATCGCAGTGGATATGTGCTACACCATCCACCATCTCTACAAAATGCATAACGCCGCCTTGGAAGTTTGCAGTAAGATTTTAAACCAGGATACCTAAAACCATAGAATGATACCCACCGCATGTGATTATATGTAAAATGGAGGTTACTAAAAATGAGCTACCGTGAAGCTAAAGAAGACAACATCAGAATCTCTAAAGCTGGAAGGATGACCTACTACTTCCCCCACTGCCGCTTCTGTGGTGATGAAGTAAGATCCTTAAACTATCTCCGGGACAGACACTATGTCTGCAAGGAATGTAAGCCCCACAAAGAAATCCTATTAAAAACTGGTATCTTTGATTAGATGGATACTAAATAACATAGAATGATACCTACGATGTGTGCTTATATATAAAGTGAGCCACAATGTAAACAAGCCTTCATGGGAAAACCCCACGAGGGCTTTTCTTATGCCCTAAAGGAGGTGAACCCATGCCATACAAACCCAAGCGTCCTTGTTCTTACCCAGGCTGCGGTCTGCTTGCTGATAGTGGAGAGTACTGCGCCGAGCATAAGAAGGTGGTAACAAAACGTTACAACAAGTACCAAAGAGATCCAGCTTCCAACAAACGATACGGCAGGGCCTGGAAACGGATCAGGGACCGCTACATCAAAACCCATCCTCTTTGTGAGGAGTGTGATAAGAATGGACGGATTGTAGCTGCCGAAGAAGTGCACCACATCCTGCCTCTTTCCAAAGGCGGTGGTAATGAAACCAGTAACCTAATGGCCCTTTGTAAGTCATGTCACTCTAAGATAACAGCTGAGAGTGGTGACCGGTGGGGGAGGTAAAATCCCTACAACTTTTCAATCCGGACAGCGGGCTGGGGTGTCGTGTTAAAAAACGCAGATTCAAACGGGGGTATAGGCCCCCGCTTTGTAAAGGAGGTGTGATCATTGGCAAAAGACGGTACGAACAGAGGTGGCGCTCGTGTTGGTGCAGGGGCAAAAAAGAAACCTCTGGCTGACAAAATAGCCGAAGGCAATCTCGGTGGAAGGAAACTGACCGTGATGGAGTTTTCCGATACGGCAGACCTTGAGGGACAAGAAATGCCTGAACCAAATAAGATGCTTGAAGCCATTCAAAAAGATGGTAAGGCTCTGGTGGCAGGCGAAATCTACAAAGCCACATGGCAGTGGCTGGATCAGCGTGGCTGCGCTTCATTGGTTTCTCCACAGCTCCTTGAAAGGTATGCCATGAGTGTTGCTCGTTGGATTCAGTGTGAAGAGGCTATTACTGAATACGGCTTTCTGGCAAAACACCCCACCACCGGGAACGCCATTCAAAGTCCTTATGTATCCATGGGCCAGAACTACATGAACCAGACCAATCGTCTGTGGTTTGAGATATTCCAGATCGTAAAAGAAAACTGTACTGGCGATTACAAAGGAGCAAATCCTCAGGATGATGTGATGGAAAGACTTCTTTCTGCTCGTAGGGGCAAATAAAAACAGATGGGAGACAATGATATGAGTAAAAACTACAGAACCGCAGAAAGTGTCTGCATGGGACATCCTGATAAGCTTTCTGATTTAATCGCTGACAGCATTTTGGATGCTTGCCTTCGAAAAGACAAAGCTTCACGTGTGGCCTGTGAGGTAATGGCTACTAAAGGTAAAATCATCGTGGCGGGCGAGATCACCTGCAGCGAAAAAATTAACCTCCGACTTATCGTCAAAAATGTACTTCGTGAAGTGGGATACAGTCCTTGGAGATTTACAGTATTTGTGTTTGTACATCATCAAAGTGTAGATATTGCTGCTGGTGTGGATACAGCACTTGAAGCAAGAAATGGAATTATTGATCCATACGGTTCCATCGGTGCTGGTGATCAAGGCACTGTATATGGATATGCTACCAACGAAACTCGTGAACTGTTACCTCTACCTTTACTTTTATCTCATAGAATCGTAAAGCGTATTGATGAATGTCGTAAAGGAAAAATCATCAAGGGTATCCTTCCTGATGGAAAAGCACAAGTCACTGTTGAGTACGATGGGGATAAACCTATCCGTATTAAGACTGTAGTAGTTTCTGTGCAGCACCATAAGGACAAAACTCAAAAGAGATTAGAATCAGATATCTTAAACAACGTTCTCTGGCAGTGCTTCGAAGATTTCCCCTTAGATGATGAAACCGAAATACTCATCAATCCTTCAGGTAGGTTTGTTGAAGGTGGCCCTGCTGCTGATACAGGGCTGACCGGCAGAAAGATCATGGTTGATACCTATGGTGGTCTGGCTTCTCATGGCGGCGGAGCACTTTGTGGAAAGGACCCGACAAAGGTTGATAGAAGCGGTGCTTATATGGCCAGATACATTGCTAAGAATATTGTTTGGAGCGGGCTTGCTGATAAATGCGAGGTCGCTATTTCTTATGCCATCGGAAAAGCAAATCCAGTGGCAGTCAATGTGACATCATTTGGTACAGCCAAAATCAGTGACGAAGATTTAAGTGAACTGGTAAAAGAGATCTTTAACTTGAAACCAGCTGCTATCATTGAAAAGCTACGCCTTCGAAATGCAATCTACTCTGATACAGCAACCTACGGTCATTTTAACTCCTCACTCTTCCCTTGGGAGAACGTGGATTTCAATTTAAATTTAAGAAAGGTGGCGGAAAGATATGAAGATTGAAAAACTGAAAACGAAGCTCTTACTTCCCGCTGACTATAATCCGCGTAAGGACTTAAAACCTGGAGATGCTGAATACGATAAACTCAAACGTTCCATTGAGCAGTTTGGATATGTTGAACCGGTCATCTGGAACAAGACCACTGGTAGAGTTGTAGGTGGCCACCAGAGATTGAAAGTGCTCCTGGATTTAGGAATGACCGAAGTTGAGTGTGTGGTCATCGAGATGGATGAAGATAAAGAAAAGGCGCTCAACATTGCCCTTAATAAAATCAGTGGTGATTGGGATAAGGATAAGCTAGCCCTACTTATCGCTGATCTGCAGGGTGCTGACTTTGATATCTCCCTTACTGGTTTTGATCCTTCTGAGCTAGATGACCTGTTTAAGGATTCCCTGAAGGAAGGCACTCACGATGATGAATTTGATGTGGATGCTGAGCTGGAAAAACCCGCTATGACAAAACTTGGTGACGTCTGGAAGCTAGGGCCTCATAGGCTGGTCTGTGGTGATTCAACTAAGTCAGAAAACTTCACGGTTCTTATGGATGGAAAGCTGGCAAACCTTGTGGTGACAGATCCCCCTTACAATGTAAACTATGAAGGCTCTGCCGGAAAAATCAAAAACGACAATATGGGTGATTCTGCTTTCTATGAATTTCTCCTTGCTGCCTTTACCAATACGGAAGCTGTCATGACACAGGATTCCTCTATCTATGTCTTCCATGCAGATACGGAAGGGCTGAACTTTAGAAAAGCTTTCTCTGAAGCTGGCTTCTATCTATCCGGCACCTGCATTTGGAAAAAGCAATCGTTGGTCCTTGGTAGATCTCCATACCAGTGGCAGCATGAACCAGTGCTCTTTGGGTGGAAGAAAAAAGGTAAGCACAACTGGTACGCTGATCGAAAGCAAACCACCATCTGGGAATTTGAAAAGCCGAAGAAAAATGGCTCTCATCCAACAATGAAGCCTGTGGCTCTTGTGGCCCACCCGATTCTTAACTCAAGTCTTAGCAACTGCATCGTCCTCGATCCATTTGGCGGCTCTGGCAGTACCCTCATTGCCTGTGATCAGACCCAGCGGATCTGTCACACTATTGAGCTTGATGAGAAGTTTTGTGACGTTATTGTTGAACGCTACATTTCTGGAGCACAGACCTCAGATGATGTCTATCTCCTGCGTGATGGCAAAGAATACCACTACATTGACCTCCCTGAAAATAAATAACACAACTATCGAAAGATAGACTTGCTATTAACATCACTTAGAGTGATATATGTAGTAAGCAAAAAACAAGGAGGTCAAAACCATGAAAATCAATTACAACGTAACCGGTAACGAACGAAAAAAGCTGGTGAAACTCATCAGTGAAATCACAGAGGTCCCTTCAAAGTACCTGGGTGTTCCATCCTGCGCTTACCAGGTCGGACCCTACCACATCGGAAAAGACGGAGAGCTAACCTTTGACAAAGAAGTGGCTCAAGACGATATCAAGATGCTGATGAAAAAACTACAAGTGGCAGGGTTTAAAGCTGAGGTGGATGAACCCGCTCCTGCTGAAGCAGAGCCCGAGGAAACTGGACTTATCATCCAGATACCAAAAGACTCCCTCTCCGATGAAGACCTGGAGAAGCTAGCCAAACTGTTAGAAGCAAAAGGCAACCTCATCAAGAAAGCGCTTGATGTGGATGCCCTGCCCATTGAAGCCGACGAGGAACGCATTAGCTTCCCTTGGTTTTCAAAACTACCAAATCCAGACGAGATAAAAGCCTACTCCCAGTTCATTACAAAGCTTTGTGAGATGGCGAAAACCCAAAAGAGAATCACCGTGAAAGAAAAAGACGTCGATAACGAGAAATACGCATTCCGCTGCTTCCTTCTCCGCCTTGGATTTATTGGAGAGGAATTCAAAACCCACAGAAAGATTCTTCTTCAGAACCTCTCAGGAAGCAGTGCTTTCAAAGGAGGTGCTCAAAGTGAAGCCGATCAATAAAGAAAGACTGGCCCACCTACGCAAGCAGTACCCCGCTGGCGCCAGGGTCCAGCTCCTTTCGATGGATGATGTGCAAGCACCACCAGCGGGCACAAAAGGCACCGTGTGGGGCGTGGATGACACAGGTTCCATCATGGTTCAGTGGGACAACGGCAGCAGCTT comes from Alkalicella caledoniensis and encodes:
- a CDS encoding DUF1492 domain-containing protein — its product is MNKQNAREYFSKAYRIDHRIRSKFEQLESLNALATRATSTLSAMPRNPNRSTSTMADVIARIIDLQEEINQDIISLVDSKREIMTIIKSIENSEYQTLLEKRYLCFLTWEKIAVDMCYTIHHLYKMHNAALEVCSKILNQDT
- a CDS encoding HNH endonuclease, whose protein sequence is MPYKPKRPCSYPGCGLLADSGEYCAEHKKVVTKRYNKYQRDPASNKRYGRAWKRIRDRYIKTHPLCEECDKNGRIVAAEEVHHILPLSKGGGNETSNLMALCKSCHSKITAESGDRWGR
- a CDS encoding P27 family phage terminase small subunit — its product is MAKDGTNRGGARVGAGAKKKPLADKIAEGNLGGRKLTVMEFSDTADLEGQEMPEPNKMLEAIQKDGKALVAGEIYKATWQWLDQRGCASLVSPQLLERYAMSVARWIQCEEAITEYGFLAKHPTTGNAIQSPYVSMGQNYMNQTNRLWFEIFQIVKENCTGDYKGANPQDDVMERLLSARRGK
- the metK gene encoding methionine adenosyltransferase, translated to MSKNYRTAESVCMGHPDKLSDLIADSILDACLRKDKASRVACEVMATKGKIIVAGEITCSEKINLRLIVKNVLREVGYSPWRFTVFVFVHHQSVDIAAGVDTALEARNGIIDPYGSIGAGDQGTVYGYATNETRELLPLPLLLSHRIVKRIDECRKGKIIKGILPDGKAQVTVEYDGDKPIRIKTVVVSVQHHKDKTQKRLESDILNNVLWQCFEDFPLDDETEILINPSGRFVEGGPAADTGLTGRKIMVDTYGGLASHGGGALCGKDPTKVDRSGAYMARYIAKNIVWSGLADKCEVAISYAIGKANPVAVNVTSFGTAKISDEDLSELVKEIFNLKPAAIIEKLRLRNAIYSDTATYGHFNSSLFPWENVDFNLNLRKVAERYED
- a CDS encoding site-specific DNA-methyltransferase; this translates as MKIEKLKTKLLLPADYNPRKDLKPGDAEYDKLKRSIEQFGYVEPVIWNKTTGRVVGGHQRLKVLLDLGMTEVECVVIEMDEDKEKALNIALNKISGDWDKDKLALLIADLQGADFDISLTGFDPSELDDLFKDSLKEGTHDDEFDVDAELEKPAMTKLGDVWKLGPHRLVCGDSTKSENFTVLMDGKLANLVVTDPPYNVNYEGSAGKIKNDNMGDSAFYEFLLAAFTNTEAVMTQDSSIYVFHADTEGLNFRKAFSEAGFYLSGTCIWKKQSLVLGRSPYQWQHEPVLFGWKKKGKHNWYADRKQTTIWEFEKPKKNGSHPTMKPVALVAHPILNSSLSNCIVLDPFGGSGSTLIACDQTQRICHTIELDEKFCDVIVERYISGAQTSDDVYLLRDGKEYHYIDLPENK
- a CDS encoding virulence protein, with the translated sequence MKINYNVTGNERKKLVKLISEITEVPSKYLGVPSCAYQVGPYHIGKDGELTFDKEVAQDDIKMLMKKLQVAGFKAEVDEPAPAEAEPEETGLIIQIPKDSLSDEDLEKLAKLLEAKGNLIKKALDVDALPIEADEERISFPWFSKLPNPDEIKAYSQFITKLCEMAKTQKRITVKEKDVDNEKYAFRCFLLRLGFIGEEFKTHRKILLQNLSGSSAFKGGAQSEADQ
- a CDS encoding DUF4314 domain-containing protein, with the protein product MKPINKERLAHLRKQYPAGARVQLLSMDDVQAPPAGTKGTVWGVDDTGSIMVQWDNGSSLNVVYGIDSCKVIDEKSRKESQQ